In Streptococcus mitis, the DNA window GAAATAGCGCACTAAAGCTCCGAAACCACAAGCAATTGCAAGATAGACGATTACCATTTCTTCCTCCCTAAATAGCAAGCTAAAAGCAGTCCTCCACCGATGCTCAAAAGCAAATACAGGACTAAACTAAGATAACGCCCTGTATCAAGCAGTTTCACAACATCAAGCATTAGACTAGAAAAGGTTGTTAAACCTCCGCAAAAACCTGTACCCAGTGCTAAAATAACGCCTTTACTAGTTCCCTTATAGACTAAATAGCCCTTAACAAGATAAACCAAGCAAAAAATACCCAGATAATTGACAAGAAGGGTCCCCCAAGGGAAATCTGGACTGGCTGGTAACCAAGTGGAAACTAGATAGCGCACAAGTCCGCCCAACATAGCAGCTAGAAAAATTCCTAGCGGAAAAAATTGTTCTTTTTTCATTTGATATTTTGATCCTGATAATCACGCGAACGTTTGAGTATGTCAGAAAAAGTCGCGACAATAGTTTCCTGATAGCGCTTATCCTCTACACGACTTCTAACCTTTTCAAAAATAACCTCTTCTCTCTTAGTATCTAAAATCGGTTTCCCTGAAGCCTTCTTATAGGCAACTACCCCCTCAACCAAATGCATTCGCTCTTCTAACAGTTTGACGATTTGATCGTCGATTTGATCAATTTCTTGACGAATAACATCTAAATCCATACAGTCTCCTCCTTTATTTGAATTATTGTACCAAAAAGCCACCAAATAGGCTAGTAAAATCCCAACTCACGATAAGAAAAATGCACTGATTGATTGCATCAGCGCACGTTTATGCTTATCCTACTTTAGCAGCCAATTCTTCTGCGAATTGTTCCAAGCGTTCAATGTCTTCTTCCTCAGCAGAGAGATCAACTTTAACACACTCTGAACCTTTTTCTGCTCCTGTCGCTACAAAAACGCGATCAAAGTCATCAACAGCCTTACAGAATTCATCGTAGAAGGTATCTCCTGAGCCGACCACTCCGTAGATTTTGCCATTCAAGTTGAGGTCTGCTAGGTCTTCGTAGAAGTCCATCATCTCATCTGGCAATTCTCCATCACCGTAAGTATAGGTCGCAACGATAGCGATATCTGCTTCCAGGAAGTCAGAAGCGTCAACAGTTGTACATTCATCAACATCGACATCCAAGCCCAAGTCACGTAATTTGTCTGCTACAATATCTGCAATTTCTTCGGTATTACCGGTCATACTGGCAAATACAATTTTTGCTAATGCCATATCGTCCTCCTCAATTTATCTTTCTCCATTATATCACATCTTTTTCATTTTAAAAATAAAAATTCTTGTGCTACAATGAAATGAGAAAGAATTGAGGTTATTTATGGAAATTTGCCATCAAATTTTTAAAAAAATCAAAGAATACGACACGATTATCATTCATCGTCATATGAAACCAGACCCTGATGCCTTGGGAAGTCAGGTGGGATTGAAAGCTCTTCTCAAACATCATTTCCCAGAAAAAACTATCAAAGCAGTTGGTTTTGATGAACCAACTCTTACTTGGATGGCTGAGATGGATTTTGTTGAAGATAGTGCCTACCAGAGCGCACTTGTCATCGTCTGTGATACAGCTAATACTGCTCGTATCGATGATAAGCGCTATAGTCAAGGTGATTTTCTCATTAAGATTGACCACCATCCAAATGATGATGTATATGGTGACCTATCTTGGGTGGATACTAGTTCAAGTAGCGCTAGTGAGATGATTACCCTATTTGCCCAAACAACCCAACTTGCCTTGTCAGATCGCGCTGCTGAGTTGCTCTTTGCAGGAATTGTCGGTGATACAGGTCGCTTCCTTTATCCTTCTACGACTGCACGGACTCTTCGCCTGGCCGCTTATTTGAGAGAACATAACTTTGACTTTGCGTCTCTCACTCGCAAAATGGACACTATGAGCTACAAAATTGCTAAACTTCAAGGCTACATCTACGACCATCTGGAAGTGGATGAAAATGGTGCTGCTCGCGTTATCCTGAGTCAGGAAATCTTAAAACGATTCAATGTTACCGATGCTGAAACTGCGGCTATTGTAGGAGCTCCTGGACGTATTGACAGTGTAAGTCTCTGGGGAATTTTTGTAGAACAGGCTGATGGTCACTACCGTGTTCGCTTACGTAGTAAAATCCATCCTATCAATGAAATTGCCAAGGAACATGATGGTGGAGGCCACCCTCTAGCAAGCGGTGCTAATTCCTATAGCCTAGAAGAAAACGAAATCATCTACCAAAAGTTAAAAAACTTGCTTAAAAACTGATAAAATACTTGCCAAACTTTTTAGAATCTGATAGACTAGTATGGTAACAATCTATGGCTCGCAAAGAGACCATGGCAGAAAGGAAATATTGCAAAATGAAAAAAGATATCCATCCAGAATATCGCCCAGTTGTCTTCATGGACACAACTACTGGTTACCAATTCCTTAGCGGTTCAACAAAACGCTCTAACGAAACAGTTGAGTTCGAAGGTGAAACTTACCCATTGATCCGTGTGGAAATTTCATCAGACTCACACCCATTCTACACTGGACGTCAAAAGTTCACTCAAGCAGATGGACGCGTGGATCGTTTCAACAAAAAATACGGTCTCAAATAATCAACCGCATTTATTGCTTAAAAACGTTGATACAAAGCCAATTCCAAGAAGTTGGAATTGGCTTTTTTTGTTTTTGGTACCGTCTTGGAAAACTAACCTTTTGCACTATCCAGGTAATCTACAAATTTTGTGATAGCTTTCTTCTCTCCTGCTACTGTAGAATGGCTATAAGTATCCAAGGTCATCTGACTACTTGCATGCCCTAACCTTTTGGCTGCATTGACAGGGTCAACCCCTACTTCAATCATCAAGGTAGCATGAGTATGTCTGAAACCATGAGGTGTTATCTTCTTCAAGCCATGTTTCCTGATAATGGCTATTGATAGTGCGGTAGCTGACAACCAACTCTCCTGTTAGGTACTGCATAGCGAGATTTTCAAGCATCATTTTTTCAATTTTTCGTCCAGAGATAATCCCTTGTGAACAGGCAAATAGAAGAGCAGATACAAGCATTTTAGAGTGATAAGACGGGCGACTAAAGGCATGATAGAAGGCATGGAAGTGGCTATCTTCCAAGGTATTTACCACTTTTTCAATAGTAAAGACGAGATGGTCTTGTGGCAAGAAAGAACGGATTTCTAGTGGTAAAGTTGTTTGATTTGTGTTATAGTGAATATGCATGAGATAGCCTTTCTAAATGGTTTATTGGGCAATTCTATTTTACCAAGACTATCGCAACCATGCAAAAAAGCAACGGCAAATCCGTTGCTTTTTTGAAGATAAGAGACTATTGTCCCAGCCTCTTTTTCTTGATTAAAATCTATATC includes these proteins:
- the crcB gene encoding fluoride efflux transporter CrcB translates to MKKEQFFPLGIFLAAMLGGLVRYLVSTWLPASPDFPWGTLLVNYLGIFCLVYLVKGYLVYKGTSKGVILALGTGFCGGLTTFSSLMLDVVKLLDTGRYLSLVLYLLLSIGGGLLLACYLGRKKW
- a CDS encoding chorismate mutase, translating into MDLDVIRQEIDQIDDQIVKLLEERMHLVEGVVAYKKASGKPILDTKREEVIFEKVRSRVEDKRYQETIVATFSDILKRSRDYQDQNIK
- a CDS encoding flavodoxin; this encodes MALAKIVFASMTGNTEEIADIVADKLRDLGLDVDVDECTTVDASDFLEADIAIVATYTYGDGELPDEMMDFYEDLADLNLNGKIYGVVGSGDTFYDEFCKAVDDFDRVFVATGAEKGSECVKVDLSAEEEDIERLEQFAEELAAKVG
- a CDS encoding DHH family phosphoesterase; amino-acid sequence: MEICHQIFKKIKEYDTIIIHRHMKPDPDALGSQVGLKALLKHHFPEKTIKAVGFDEPTLTWMAEMDFVEDSAYQSALVIVCDTANTARIDDKRYSQGDFLIKIDHHPNDDVYGDLSWVDTSSSSASEMITLFAQTTQLALSDRAAELLFAGIVGDTGRFLYPSTTARTLRLAAYLREHNFDFASLTRKMDTMSYKIAKLQGYIYDHLEVDENGAARVILSQEILKRFNVTDAETAAIVGAPGRIDSVSLWGIFVEQADGHYRVRLRSKIHPINEIAKEHDGGGHPLASGANSYSLEENEIIYQKLKNLLKN
- a CDS encoding type B 50S ribosomal protein L31, with amino-acid sequence MKKDIHPEYRPVVFMDTTTGYQFLSGSTKRSNETVEFEGETYPLIRVEISSDSHPFYTGRQKFTQADGRVDRFNKKYGLK